Below is a genomic region from Marinobacter salarius.
AAAAGTCCCGCGTCGAATGCTGCGATGTCATTGGTTGGCAACTGAACGGTTTCTCGTATTCACTCCTATACTGAGGCAGAACCATGAATTTTGTAGGCGGTGAGGGGAGTTGTAGACGTGGAAAAACGCAAGGTGGATGTCGCTGTTATTGGCGCGGGTACCGCTGGCATGAGCGCCTATCGCGCTGCCCGCAAGCATACGGACAATATCGTTTTGATTGAAGGCGGTGCCTACGGTACCACCTGTGCCAGTGTCGGCTGTATGCCCAGCAAGCTTTTGATTGCTGCGGCCGACAGCGCCCATCAGTCGCGCAAGGCACCGATGTTTGGTGTTCACCCCGGTGATATCCGAATTGATGGCAAAGAGGTGATGGCGCGTGTCCGCAGGGAGCGGGACCGGTTCGTCAGCTTTGTGATAGAGGCGGTTGAGGGATTTCCCGAGGCTCACCGGCTTCGCGGCCAGGCCCGTTTCCTGTCGCCTCACCGAATTGTTGTTGGAGAGAAGGTGGAAGTCGAGGCCGCCCGTGTGGTCATTGCCACCGGTTCCCGGCCGAACGTCCCCGGCTTTCTCAAGGACGCCAAGGACCGACTGGTGGTGAACGATGACATTTTCGAGTGGGACGACCTGCCTGGGTCCGTTGCCGTGTTCGGCCCCGGCATAATTGGTCTGGAACTGGGGCAGGCGCTCAGTCGGTTGGGGGTTCGGGTGCGAATGTTTGGTGTCAGTGGAAGCCTTGGGCCACTTCAGGAAGAGACGATTCGCCACTATGCCCTGAAAACATTCAATGAAGAATTTCCGTTGGATACCAACGCCGTCGTCCGGTCGGTTGAGCGAACGGACGACGGCGTGAGTATTCGTTTTTCAGGAGCGGATCGCAGTGAAACCACGGAAAATTTCGACTATCTATTGGCAGCCACGGGGCGTCGCCCCAATGTCGACAGTCTGGATATACAGAACGCGGATATTGCCGAGGATGATCATGGCTCGCCGTTGTTCGATCATTACACGCTTCAGTGTGGTGACAGTCATATCTTTATCGCTGGAGATGCCAACAATGAAGTGCCACTGCTCCATGAGGCGGCTGATGAGGGGCGAATAGCCGGCGATAACGCGGCTCGATACCCTGATGTGCGGGCGGGGCTGCGCCGGGTGCCATTGGGCATCGTGTTCACCGATCCACAGATCGCCACGGTGGGTATGACTCTCAGCGAAGTCGATGAGCGTTGCAAGGGGCGCTATGCCGTTGGTGAGGTTTCTTTCGAAGGGCAGGGGCGCAGTCGCGTTATTGGCGCTAATAAGGGCTTGCTGCATGTCTACGGTGAGCGGGGCAGTGGGTTATTTCTGGGCGCGGAGATGTTTGGTCCTGCGGCCGAGCACATCGGCCACTTGCTGGCCTGGTCGCTGCAAAAGCACATGACCGTAAGCGAGATGCTGACTATGCCGTTTTACCACCCGGTGATCGAAGAAGGGGTCCGCACGGCATTGCGTGACCTCAACCGTAAGCTGGATATCGGCCCACAACCGATTGAGCATTGCCTGGATTGCGGCCCGGGTGGCTAGAGTCAAGGAGATGGCCCCGATCAGAAACTGTGTGCGACCGGGGTTGCCTCCGGGCCAGAGACGCCCCTTGTAATCTGTTGCCTGCGCGCCCATATCTTTTCGTGAAAGAAATAGGCAACCGTGTTAATTGCTGGTTCTACCATGGCAATCAGGCTACCAATCACGATGTCGCCGGTCAGCAGATAAGCAACGGTAAAGGCCACGGTGAAATGAGTAATGGCAAATGTAATGGTTTTCAGCAACGAGTTGTCACCCTCTGAACCATGGTCATGGAAAAACATCTTCAGGGCACTCATAGTCAGTCAGCTCCGCGTGTGCGATGGATATAGGTCCATTCAACAGCAATTGAGAATCGTTGTTAAATAAATAATGTGAAGATTTTTTATAGTCTTTGGCTATTGTTTGGTTCTGCCAAGAATTGGCAATAGCTATCACGAAGATTGGATAACTAAACTTTATCTATTCACGATTCCTGGTTAGATTAGCGGCCAGTACATTCCGGTAACTGTCAAGGAGACACGTTATGAGCAAGAACTTTATTGGGCTGGACACTGAAAAGACCCAGAGCCTGGCAAACGCACTGAACGATCTGTTGTCCAATTACCAGATCTTCTACATGAACGTTCGTGGCTATCACTGGAACATCAAAGGTGACAACTTTTTCGAACTGCATGCCAAATTTGAAGAGCTTTATGACGACCTGTTGTTGAAGATTGACGAGATAGCCGAGCGGGTTTTGACCCTCGGGCACAGGCCTGCGCACGCCTACAGCACCTACATCGAAAAATCCGAGGTGCCTGAGCGAAAGGATGTGGCCGATGGTAAGGATGCTGTTGAAAATATCGTAGACAGTTTCGCTAAATTGATCGGCAAGCAGCGGGAGCTGCTACATCTGGCTGGCGATGCTGACGATGAGGGCACCGTTGCGTTGATGAGTGATTACATCTCTCAGCAGGAAAAGACAGTATGGATGTACCGCAGCTACCTCGGCCAATAAAGCCCTTGGAACTCTCAATAGCTTGAGCAAGCGTTGAAAATGGCGACCGTGCGGTCGCCATTTTTTTGCGGGTACCGCCTCTCCTGAGCAGTCCTGACTTAAAAGTGACGCATTTCTGTCACCTCTTCTCCATAAAGTGTCGTGTACAACCACACGTGTAACGACAGAAGAAGAGGCAAACATGACATTCCAGAAGTCACTCCATACTGCAGCCATCCTCGCATCCACCCTGGGCCTGACGGCCTGCGACGGTGATGATGGTGACGATGGCAGCGCGGGTTCGCCCGGCACCAGCCAGACCCTGATTGAGCTGAATACCCTCGGCACCTATGCAAGCGGTGCTTTCGATGAAAGCGCGGCGGAAATCGTGGCCCACGATCCGGCGAACCAGCGCCTGTTTGTCATCAATGCCAACGATTCAACCGTGGATGTGTTGGACATCCAGGACCCCGAGATGCCAATAAAGCTCAGCACCATTGATGCCACCGCCGAAGGTGCTTCCGCGAATAGCGTGGCGGTATACGGCGATCTCGTGGCCGTCGCCATTGAAGCCAACGTCAAGCAGGACAACGGCAAGGTGGTGTTCTACAACAGCACCGACCTGAACAAGGTGGGTGAAGTAGAGGCGGGCGCCCTGCCGGATATGCTGACGTTTACCCGCGATGGCCAGAAGCTCCTCGTGGCCAACGAGGGCGAACCCAGTGATGACTACAGTGTTGACCCGGAGGGTTCCGTTAGCGTTGTTGACCTGTCCAACGGCGTGGCTGCGGCGACGGTCACCACGGCCGGGTTCGCCAGCTTCAACGGTCAGCTGGCGGAACTTATGGAACAGGGCCTGAGAGTATTCGGGCCGGGCGCCACTCTGGCCCAGGATCTGGAGCCGGAATACATCGCGATCTCTATCGACGGTGAAAAAGCCTGGGTCGCGATGCAGGAAGCAAATGCCGTTGCCGAACTGGACATCGCGGCCGGGGAAATTACCGCCATTATTCCGCTGGGCTTCAAGGATCACAGCATCATCGGCAACGAATTGGACGCCAGCAACGACGACAGCGGCATCAACATTCGCAACTGGCCGGTGAAGGGCATTTACCATCCGGATGCCATGACCAGCTACGGTTTTAACGGAAAAACCTATTACATCACCGCCAACGAGGGTGATTCCCGGGATTACGACGGCTTCAGTGAGGAATTCCGCGTCGCCGACCTGACGCTGGATGCCATGGCCTTCCCGAACGCTGCCGAGTTGCAGGAAGACGCTAACCTGGGACGCCTGAACGTCACATCCACCCTGGGTTTTGGCAATTCCTGCGCGCCCAGCGATCCTGCCAACGTCATTCTCGTGGGCGGTGAGTATGACCGGAGCTATGTGGAGAATAACTGTGTCTACAGTGAGCTCTACGCCTACGGTGCGCGTTCGTTTTCAATCTGGTCGGAAACCGGCGAGCGGGTCTTCGACAGCGGCAGTGAATTCGAGCGCATTACCGCGAGCCTGATCCCGGACAATTTCAACAGCAATAATGACGAAAACGCGTTCGAAAACCGCTCCGACGATAAGGGACCAGAGCCTGAGGCGGTCACCGTGGGTACTATCAACGGCCAGACCTTTGCCTTTATTGGTCTTGAACGGGTTGGGGGCATCATGGTCTATAACGTGACCAATCCGCAGAACCCGGAATTCGTCCAGTACCTCAATAACCGCGATTTCTCTGCCTCCCAGACCGATCTTGAGAGTGGAATGGCGGGTGATCTTGGGCCCGAGGGGCTTGCCTTTATCGCTGCTGACGACAGCCCCAATGGCAAGCCGATGTTAGCGGTAGGCAACGAGGTGAGTGGCACGACCACTCTGTATGGTATCGATGTGATTGAACTGGCCGCTGACTGACCGTCGGTGTGATAAGGAGAGCCGGACCGGGTACTGCCCGATCCGGTTTTATACGTTCTATCAGCCTTGGGAAACCGTCGCCAGCGGTGGCACCTGCTGATGCAGGAACCATTTTTCGGTGACGACCTTGCGGGTGAACCAGTGGGACCGCATCAGGGTGCTGGCCAATGGCATTTTGACCCAGTCCGGCACTTGCCAGCCCTCATCCTGAGGCATGGCGCGATTCCCAAAACGGCTGGCAATAGCTTCGCCGTAAGCCTGCAGTGCCTGGGCAGAATAATCCTCCTGGTCGCGAATAATGTCTGCCGCCATCAATGCGGACTCTATGGCAGGGCGAATACCTTCGCCGCTCTGAGTGTAAGCCAGGCCGGCGGAATCACCGATCAACAGCAGGCCGTCATCGGCCAGTGGTCTCTCCGCGTGGGCGTATAGCAGGTAGGCATGTCCTTTGAACTTGCCCGGTAAATCGGCCGGTATGCGTCCTTCGGATTTCATCTCCTCCACGAAGGCATTGAGGTGCTCGGTCAGTTTGTGATTGTCTTCCCGACCAAGGCCAATATTGAGAAAATTACCTTTTCGGAACACCCAGGCATAGCCCTTCAGGTCGCGGCAGAACCAGAGCTCGGGGGTGTCGCCACGGGCTTCGCACACCTCGGCCTGTTGAGGCGTCATCTCGAATTCCACCTCTTTGGCCGCCACCACGACTTCGTGGCTGCCAGGGCCGTCTCCCATCAGCTTCGCCACCGGGCAGAAATGGCCCCCGGCACCTACGATCAGGGGTGCCTCCCAGGTATCGTTGATCACCCAGTTGCCATCGCGACGAACAATGGACTTGACCGGTGTGTTCAGTTGCTTCGGCACGGTTGTCCTGTCCAGAAGAAACGCATCGAACTCGCAGCGCCGTATGCCGTAACTGACAATGTCACCGTGGTCATTTTCTACCGCCGGTTGCCCCATCATGCCTATACGGAACCGCCGGATGGGCTGGAGGGTTCGCCCGGTGCCGTAGTGGTTGATGTCGATGTCGAGACTGTCCATCACCGCAGGGGTAACCCAGCCGGCGCAGGTCTTGTCCCGAGGGAAATCCTTCTTATCGATCACCAGAATGCGTTTGCCACTGTCCTGCAGTGCGTGGGCAAGCGTGGAGCCTGCGGGCCCGGCACCCACGATAATCAGGTCGTAGTAGTCCATGATTATGCCTCCGGAGCTGCGGGGGACGAATAGATATCCTGGCGGTTTTGTGGCAGTTGGTTGTTCCCGCCATGGGTGAAGACCACCTGGAACAGTTGCAGTGACCCGGCCCGGAAGGCGGCTATGGAGCCGGCGAGGTACATTTCCCAGGCCCGGGCAAAGTGCCCGTCGTACATCTCTGTGACCTTGTCCATGTTGCTTCTGTACCGTTCCATCCAGTGGGTCAGCGTCTGGGCGTAGTGCAGTCTGAGGTTTTCGACATCCAGCACCGAAAAGTCGCTGTGCTCGCAGATGCCCATGAACTCAGAGATACTCGGTGGGTAAGCGCCCGGAAAGATGCGTTTCTCAATCCAGGCGTTCATCAGCATGGGCCGGTTGCGGCCGATGCTGTGCAGTAACGCCAGGCCGCCCGGCTTCAGGGAGCGACTGATCAGCTCCGACAGTGCCTGGTAATTGTCCGTGCCGACATGCTCCAGCATGCCGATGGACACAAAGGCGTCGTATTGGCCGCTGATATTGCGATAGTCGTCTTCAACGTATTCAATCAGGTGCTCCAACTGCTGACGCCTGGCTTCTTCCCGGGCGTAGGTTAGCTGTTCTTTCGAGATGTTGTAGGAATGCACCTCTACGCCGTAGTTCCTGGCCATATAGCGCGCAAGACCACCCCAGCCACAGCCAGCTTCCACAACCGTCATGCCGGGTTTCAGCCGTAACTTGCGGCAAACGTGCTCCAGCTTGGCCAATTGGGCCTGTTCCAGGGTCAAATCCGGCGTTTCGTAATAGGCGCAGGTGTACTGCATTTCGGCATGATCCAGCCAGAGCCGGTAAAATTCGTTGCCCAGATCGTAATGGTGGTGAATGTTCTCCCGGGCTTCAGAAACGCCAGTAGAGCGGGGGTTATGGTTGCGCCACAGGGCTTCCAGCCATTTGGGCCATTTCTGCCTGGCGTTGTGAATTGAGCGGTAAAGTGTCTCCATCAGCTCCGAAAGATCGCCATCTACCTGCAGTCTGCCTGCACTGTATAGATCTCCAAACGCCAGGTTGGGGTTGGTAACCAGCGTAAACAGCGCCTTGGGGTCTGTCAGTTTGAGCGTAAAGCGGGCATGGCCTTCTTCAGGGTCAATGAATTCGTTGTTCCACAACTGGAACCGTAGCGGCGGTGACCCGGCCATGCGCATCAGCTTGGCGATCAGCCAGCGTTCATAACTGTGAGGCTCACGGTCCGCCTGCTGCTCTTCCAGGGGCAACGTCAGGACGTGAGGCCTGTCCTCCGGTCGGTCGTTGGTGGACGCTGGGGGTTTCCGGGCGGTGCTTTGGCTCATGGATACATATCTCCCTTTTTCAGCTGGTTAATCACGGACTGAAGTCGGCGGGCTTGGCCGACAGTGATTCAGCATCAGGGCGTGTCCCGATATCACAACTGAGAATCGCCTGCTTCGTCTTTAGTATAGAAAACAAGCGTGTTTTGTCATATCCCCCCACACACCAAAGAATGGAGGGTTGCTATTGGGGCATTAGGTAAAAGGGGTAAAAGCGGGAATGGCGGGCAAAAAAACCGGGGCTGCAAGGCCCCGGCTTGTCGGTGTGCTGTCGGCTGCGCCGACGTCAGTAGGTCGAGCTCATGCCAAACCATTCCGGGAAAATGACGATCATCGCCAGCACCAGTACCTGCATCAGGATAAACGGTAGTACCCCTTTGTAGATATCGGTGGTCTGTACACCGGGTGGTGATACGCCTTTGAGATAGAACAGACTGAACCCGAATGGGGGCGTCAGGAAACTGGTTTGCAGGTTCATGGCAATCAGAATCGCGAACCACAGCATGTTGATGCCCATGGCTTCCGCCACCGGTGCCAGGATCGGCACGATGATGAACGAAATTTCCACGAAGTCGATGAAGAAGCCCAGCACCAGGATGACCAGCATGGCCAGGATAATGAAGCCCCATTTTTCGCCGGGAAGCTGCAGTAGCCATTCTTCCAGCAGGTAATCGCCACCGGTGTAGCTGAACACCATCGAGAATGCGGTTGCACCCACGAGGATGGCGAACACCATGGCAGTGACCTTCACCGTGTCCTTTGAGGCATCCCACACCATCTTGAAGGAGAACTGGCGGTAAATGATGGCCAGCACCACGGCGCCGACACCACCGAGCGCCGAAGATTCCGTGGGGGTGGCAATACCGGCAAAGATGGAGCCCAATACGACGATGATCAACGCCAGCGGCGGGATAATCGCCAGCAGCGCTGCACGGATTTCCTTGCCCCGTGACAGTCCGCTGTCATCCGGCATGGCGGGGCCGGTTTCAGGCTTGAAGCGGGTGAGAACAAGGATGTAGATGATGTACAGACCGACCAGCACCACACCTGGGATAACGGCTGCCCTGAAGAGGTCGCCAACCGGGAGCCCGAGCACGTCGCCAAGGATAATCAGGATAATCGAAGGCGGTACGATCTGGCCCAGTGTGCCGGACGCACAGATAGTGCCCGTGGCAAGCCGCTTGTCGTAGTTATGGGCCAGCATCACGGGGAGAGAGATCAGACCCATGGCTACCACACTAGCACCGACGACGCCCGTTGATGCGGCGAGCAGGGCACCTACCAGGATGGTGGAAATGGCCAGGCCCCCTGGCAATCCACCGAACAGGCGGCCCATGGAGGTCAGCAATTGCTCGGCCAGCCGCGTGCGTTGCAGGACCACACCCATGAAGATGAACAACGGCACCGCCATCAGCACCGTGTTCTGCATGACGCTCATGATGCGATAGGGCATGAAAGCGAACAGATCCATGCCTTCGGCATAGATCCCGAAAAACAGGGCAACGCCGCCAAAGGTAAAGGCAACCGGGAAGCCCAGCATCAGAAGGAGGAGGGCGGCTCCGAACATAATCATACCGATCATGCGAGACCCTCCGCGCCGTGCTTGGGCTCATAGGTCTTGTCGCCGGAGATAACCCGTATTGCGAAGGTCACCATGTTGAACCCGGCGATACCGGTAAACACCGCGGAAATCGGGATCACGCTCTTGATCACCCAGCGATGGGGTAGCCCACCCGGGTCGCCGCTGCCTTCGCCCATGCTGTAGGACTCAACGGCAAAATCGTAACCGTAGTTCCAGATCAGGTAGGCAAAGGGGATGACAAAGATAACAGCACCAACGATGTTGACCCAGGCTTTGGTCTTGTCACGCCAGCGGGTGTAGAAAACGTCTACGCGAACATGGCCGTCCGTGCGCAATGCGTAGGGGATGCCCAACAGGAACACCACGGAATAGAGATGCCACTCCATTTCCTGCATACCGATCGAAACTTCATTGAAAGCGTAGCGGGCTACTACGTCGTAGAAGACGTTACCGGCCATCAGAATCATTGCGGCACAGGCCACCCAGCCGCAAAAAATGGACAGGGTGGCCAGGCCCTCGTCCAGCTTGATAATCCAACGCATTGATTGTCCTCCGCCAGCGAGCCGGCGATTTTTCAATTGCTATAAACGACAAAACCGGGATCACTGCTAGAGCGATCCCGGCTCAGTTACTGCCGATATGTTACTCGACTTCTGCCATCGTGTTTAGGTAGGCCCGCTCGGAAATGTCCGTGTAGGCCCGGCTCTTCTCAAGATATTCCTGTTGGGATTTTACAATCTTTGCGGCTTGCTCATTGTTCGCTGCCGCTTCTTTCAGGAGTTTCTCATTGGCCTCGTGCATGGCCTGGAAGATTTCCTCAGGGAATTTCTTGATCTGTACGTTCGGGTACTCTTCCTTGATGTTGGCCCAGGCTTCTGCGTTTGCGTGCTGAGAGTGAACCAGCATGTCGTAGGAGGCTGTGCGCATGGCGACGCGCATGATTTCACGAAGGTCGGCTGGCAGTTCTTCCCATACCTTCTTGTTCACCAGGAACTGCAGCTCCGTGGCGGGCTCGTGCCAGCCAGTGTAGTAATAGTCCGCAATTTGCTGGAAACCGAGACGCAGATCCAGGGAAGGACCAACCCACTCAACCGCGTCAATGGTGTTGCGTTCCAGGGCTGTGTAAAGCTCGCCCGGTGGGATGTTGGTCGGATTAACGCCTACTTCTGCAAACACCTCACCGGCGAAGCCAGGAATACGCATCTTCAGGCCCTGCAGGTCTTCGAGAGTGTTGATTTCCTTGCGAAACCAGCCGCCCATCTGAACGCCGGTGTTGCCACCCGGGAACGACAGCATGTTGTGGGGTTCGTAAACCTCCTGCATCAGTTCCATACCACCGCCGTGGTAGAACCAGGCGTATTGTTCCATCGCGTTCATGCCGAAAGGCATGCTGGTGAAGAACAGGGTGTTGGGTACTTTGCCTTTCCAGTAGTAGGACGCGGAATGACCCATGTCGTACTGGCCGGCCTTGACCATATCAAAGACACCGAAGGGCGCTTTGTGCTTGTTTGACGAGTCGATGCGGACCTTCAGGCGGCCGTCGGACATTTTTTCGACAGTTTCAGCGAACCGTTTGGTGGTGTCACCGAAAATCGGGAAGTTGGGCCCCCAGGTCTCGGCCAGGCGCAGGGTAAACGTGTCTTGAGCGAGGGCTTGTGTGGAAGCAAAGGTAGTTGCTACAGCCAGCACAGCCGCGGATAGAACAGAACGGATCTTCATTGCTCTTCTAGCCTCTTTTGTCGTTGTTGTGTTGAGAGCCTCTCCCTCTGTCAGGGAAAGTAACTCCTAATTCTAGTTCAAGTTATCAACAAACGTTAAGAAACGGAATGAAAAACCCGCCTCTGTACGACCTAGGTCTTACGACTTTCTCCCGCTGGTCAGTGTGAGGCAATGTTCCTGGCCAGTACCATGGCGGAGGCGCCATCGCTGATAGTGGACACCGGATGGCGATACTCGACCAGCACCTTGAGGATGTCGCGGGTAATTTGCCGGTGCTTCTCAACCGCGCTGCACAGTTTTCACGTGGACTGTGTACATGTGACTTAAGTCTCTGATTATCATTTGAAGTTCAGGAAGATTTGAATAAAGGACGTGTATACACTCTGGGGCCTCTTTAATATGTATAGAACGGCGCTCGTTTGTACACATCCGGACTCTCGGTTGCGCTTTTCAACTGAGCCAGCGATTTTCACATCGGTAGAACCGCTGCGCTCAACAAATGACCCGCATTGAAATGCAGCCTCAGCATACGAATTCGCATAGTTTTTTTGAGTTCCCCAAGTTTTGTTCATAGGTATAGTGTGAGGCAGGAGATCGCATGGAAAGGTTTTGTCAGGAAGATAGACGAGGTGGCGAGTGCTTTTTACTCATGCGCGCGCACCCTTCAGGTAGGCCTGAGGATCATGGCCATTCAGCTTCGCTGACTCGATCAGGGTCATGTCGGCAGCAGCAC
It encodes:
- a CDS encoding dihydrolipoyl dehydrogenase, with protein sequence MEKRKVDVAVIGAGTAGMSAYRAARKHTDNIVLIEGGAYGTTCASVGCMPSKLLIAAADSAHQSRKAPMFGVHPGDIRIDGKEVMARVRRERDRFVSFVIEAVEGFPEAHRLRGQARFLSPHRIVVGEKVEVEAARVVIATGSRPNVPGFLKDAKDRLVVNDDIFEWDDLPGSVAVFGPGIIGLELGQALSRLGVRVRMFGVSGSLGPLQEETIRHYALKTFNEEFPLDTNAVVRSVERTDDGVSIRFSGADRSETTENFDYLLAATGRRPNVDSLDIQNADIAEDDHGSPLFDHYTLQCGDSHIFIAGDANNEVPLLHEAADEGRIAGDNAARYPDVRAGLRRVPLGIVFTDPQIATVGMTLSEVDERCKGRYAVGEVSFEGQGRSRVIGANKGLLHVYGERGSGLFLGAEMFGPAAEHIGHLLAWSLQKHMTVSEMLTMPFYHPVIEEGVRTALRDLNRKLDIGPQPIEHCLDCGPGG
- a CDS encoding DUF2061 domain-containing protein gives rise to the protein MSALKMFFHDHGSEGDNSLLKTITFAITHFTVAFTVAYLLTGDIVIGSLIAMVEPAINTVAYFFHEKIWARRQQITRGVSGPEATPVAHSF
- a CDS encoding Dps family protein encodes the protein MSKNFIGLDTEKTQSLANALNDLLSNYQIFYMNVRGYHWNIKGDNFFELHAKFEELYDDLLLKIDEIAERVLTLGHRPAHAYSTYIEKSEVPERKDVADGKDAVENIVDSFAKLIGKQRELLHLAGDADDEGTVALMSDYISQQEKTVWMYRSYLGQ
- a CDS encoding choice-of-anchor I family protein, whose translation is MTFQKSLHTAAILASTLGLTACDGDDGDDGSAGSPGTSQTLIELNTLGTYASGAFDESAAEIVAHDPANQRLFVINANDSTVDVLDIQDPEMPIKLSTIDATAEGASANSVAVYGDLVAVAIEANVKQDNGKVVFYNSTDLNKVGEVEAGALPDMLTFTRDGQKLLVANEGEPSDDYSVDPEGSVSVVDLSNGVAAATVTTAGFASFNGQLAELMEQGLRVFGPGATLAQDLEPEYIAISIDGEKAWVAMQEANAVAELDIAAGEITAIIPLGFKDHSIIGNELDASNDDSGINIRNWPVKGIYHPDAMTSYGFNGKTYYITANEGDSRDYDGFSEEFRVADLTLDAMAFPNAAELQEDANLGRLNVTSTLGFGNSCAPSDPANVILVGGEYDRSYVENNCVYSELYAYGARSFSIWSETGERVFDSGSEFERITASLIPDNFNSNNDENAFENRSDDKGPEPEAVTVGTINGQTFAFIGLERVGGIMVYNVTNPQNPEFVQYLNNRDFSASQTDLESGMAGDLGPEGLAFIAADDSPNGKPMLAVGNEVSGTTTLYGIDVIELAAD
- a CDS encoding NAD(P)/FAD-dependent oxidoreductase, which translates into the protein MDYYDLIIVGAGPAGSTLAHALQDSGKRILVIDKKDFPRDKTCAGWVTPAVMDSLDIDINHYGTGRTLQPIRRFRIGMMGQPAVENDHGDIVSYGIRRCEFDAFLLDRTTVPKQLNTPVKSIVRRDGNWVINDTWEAPLIVGAGGHFCPVAKLMGDGPGSHEVVVAAKEVEFEMTPQQAEVCEARGDTPELWFCRDLKGYAWVFRKGNFLNIGLGREDNHKLTEHLNAFVEEMKSEGRIPADLPGKFKGHAYLLYAHAERPLADDGLLLIGDSAGLAYTQSGEGIRPAIESALMAADIIRDQEDYSAQALQAYGEAIASRFGNRAMPQDEGWQVPDWVKMPLASTLMRSHWFTRKVVTEKWFLHQQVPPLATVSQG
- a CDS encoding cyclopropane-fatty-acyl-phospholipid synthase family protein, which produces MSQSTARKPPASTNDRPEDRPHVLTLPLEEQQADREPHSYERWLIAKLMRMAGSPPLRFQLWNNEFIDPEEGHARFTLKLTDPKALFTLVTNPNLAFGDLYSAGRLQVDGDLSELMETLYRSIHNARQKWPKWLEALWRNHNPRSTGVSEARENIHHHYDLGNEFYRLWLDHAEMQYTCAYYETPDLTLEQAQLAKLEHVCRKLRLKPGMTVVEAGCGWGGLARYMARNYGVEVHSYNISKEQLTYAREEARRQQLEHLIEYVEDDYRNISGQYDAFVSIGMLEHVGTDNYQALSELISRSLKPGGLALLHSIGRNRPMLMNAWIEKRIFPGAYPPSISEFMGICEHSDFSVLDVENLRLHYAQTLTHWMERYRSNMDKVTEMYDGHFARAWEMYLAGSIAAFRAGSLQLFQVVFTHGGNNQLPQNRQDIYSSPAAPEA
- a CDS encoding TRAP transporter large permease subunit, with translation MIGMIMFGAALLLLMLGFPVAFTFGGVALFFGIYAEGMDLFAFMPYRIMSVMQNTVLMAVPLFIFMGVVLQRTRLAEQLLTSMGRLFGGLPGGLAISTILVGALLAASTGVVGASVVAMGLISLPVMLAHNYDKRLATGTICASGTLGQIVPPSIILIILGDVLGLPVGDLFRAAVIPGVVLVGLYIIYILVLTRFKPETGPAMPDDSGLSRGKEIRAALLAIIPPLALIIVVLGSIFAGIATPTESSALGGVGAVVLAIIYRQFSFKMVWDASKDTVKVTAMVFAILVGATAFSMVFSYTGGDYLLEEWLLQLPGEKWGFIILAMLVILVLGFFIDFVEISFIIVPILAPVAEAMGINMLWFAILIAMNLQTSFLTPPFGFSLFYLKGVSPPGVQTTDIYKGVLPFILMQVLVLAMIVIFPEWFGMSSTY
- a CDS encoding TRAP transporter small permease subunit; amino-acid sequence: MRWIIKLDEGLATLSIFCGWVACAAMILMAGNVFYDVVARYAFNEVSIGMQEMEWHLYSVVFLLGIPYALRTDGHVRVDVFYTRWRDKTKAWVNIVGAVIFVIPFAYLIWNYGYDFAVESYSMGEGSGDPGGLPHRWVIKSVIPISAVFTGIAGFNMVTFAIRVISGDKTYEPKHGAEGLA
- a CDS encoding TRAP transporter substrate-binding protein — its product is MKIRSVLSAAVLAVATTFASTQALAQDTFTLRLAETWGPNFPIFGDTTKRFAETVEKMSDGRLKVRIDSSNKHKAPFGVFDMVKAGQYDMGHSASYYWKGKVPNTLFFTSMPFGMNAMEQYAWFYHGGGMELMQEVYEPHNMLSFPGGNTGVQMGGWFRKEINTLEDLQGLKMRIPGFAGEVFAEVGVNPTNIPPGELYTALERNTIDAVEWVGPSLDLRLGFQQIADYYYTGWHEPATELQFLVNKKVWEELPADLREIMRVAMRTASYDMLVHSQHANAEAWANIKEEYPNVQIKKFPEEIFQAMHEANEKLLKEAAANNEQAAKIVKSQQEYLEKSRAYTDISERAYLNTMAEVE
- a CDS encoding transposase domain-containing protein yields the protein MTLIESAKLNGHDPQAYLKGARA